One Sulfurospirillum tamanense DNA window includes the following coding sequences:
- a CDS encoding MinD/ParA family protein yields MENQANKLKRLVKEQPEKTGHVTRFVAITSGKGGVGKSTVSANMANLLANHGYKVGLLDADIGLANLDVILNVRIQKNLLHVLKGECALADIVVQVKPNLILIPGESGDEILKYNDQFIYERFFEEAKFLDNLDFLIMDTGAGIGETIQVFLEAADEVIIVTVPDPAAITDAYATIKVTSKIKDSLQMVLNMTRNEKEAQLIFDKIKKVALQNIGPKLELNLLGRLPDDKIVSRSVKQRTLFTNDAPMSAPSMEMKRIVNNLVFRLERKVLDTKADRSFGGFFKRLMEQF; encoded by the coding sequence ATGGAAAATCAAGCAAATAAGCTTAAGCGTCTTGTGAAAGAGCAGCCTGAAAAAACAGGCCATGTGACACGCTTTGTTGCTATTACAAGTGGCAAGGGTGGCGTGGGGAAAAGCACTGTGAGCGCTAACATGGCCAATTTGCTTGCCAACCATGGGTACAAAGTAGGGCTTTTGGATGCAGACATTGGATTGGCCAATTTGGATGTTATTTTAAACGTGCGCATTCAAAAAAACCTTTTACATGTACTCAAAGGCGAATGCGCACTAGCAGATATTGTGGTGCAAGTTAAACCTAATCTTATCCTTATTCCTGGAGAGAGTGGGGATGAGATCCTAAAATACAACGACCAGTTTATTTATGAGCGGTTTTTTGAAGAAGCAAAATTTTTAGATAATTTGGATTTTCTTATTATGGATACAGGGGCAGGGATTGGTGAAACAATTCAAGTATTTTTAGAAGCGGCGGATGAGGTGATTATCGTCACTGTGCCAGACCCCGCTGCTATCACAGATGCCTACGCAACCATCAAGGTGACAAGTAAAATTAAAGATTCTTTGCAAATGGTGCTCAATATGACACGCAATGAAAAAGAGGCGCAGTTAATTTTTGATAAAATCAAAAAAGTAGCGCTACAAAACATTGGCCCAAAGCTCGAACTCAATCTTTTAGGTAGGCTCCCCGATGATAAAATTGTCTCACGTAGTGTGAAACAACGCACGCTGTTTACCAATGACGCACCCATGAGTGCGCCGTCGATGGAGATGAAGCGCATCGTCAATAACCTCGTCTTTCGCTTGGAACGAAAAGTGCTTGACACCAAAGCAGACCGAAGCTTTGGCGGCTTTTTTAAGCGTTTAATGGAGCAATTTTGA